The genomic DNA GGCCGAGCTTCTCCCTACAGAACCGTGTCGAGGCGAAGGCCCCGAGAACCGAAAGGACCTGGGCGGCAAATGCCTCGTGGAGATCGACGAGGAGCATGTCGCCGAGCGTGAGACCGGCTCGCTCGAGGGCGATGGCCGTACTGTAGACAGGCCCGATCAGGAGCTGATCGAATGGATCCACTCCCGCAAAGGCATAGGAGCGAACATAACCGAGAATCGTCCGGCCTTCCGCTCGAGCCTTGTCCTCTTTCATGAGAACGAGGGCCGCGGCGCCATCGGTCAGCGGTGAGGAATTTCCCGCGGTGATCGATCCGTAACGTCGATCGAACACGGGCCGAAGGGAAGCGAGAGCGGCGAGGTCGGTGTCGCGTCGAATTCCATCGTCTTCGGCGAGCGATGCATCGTAGCCTGGGGCACGGTAGTAACGAACGATCTCCGCCGGAAGCCGGCCATCAGTGGTGGCCGCGGAAGCGCGCTCGTGGCTTTGCAGGGCGAAGCGATCCTGTGACTCTCGTGAAACGCCGTTCTCCTTGGCCATCTTCTCCGCCGACTGTCCCATCGTCAGACCCGTCGAGTACTCCGCGATGGCGGGGGCCGAGGGCAGTAGGTCCTTGGCTCTCAGCGAAGAGAAGGCGCGAAGCTTCTTTGAAAACGTTCTCGCTTTGCTGGCGCCGAGAAGGGCTCGGGCGAGTGGGCGAGAGACCGTGATGGGAACGTTCGAGAGCGATTCGGCCCCACCGGCGATTACCGTGGCGGCCTGATCGGTTTGTATGGCTTCCACGGCGCTCGCTATGGCCTGGTTGGCGGACGCGCAGGCCCGTGAAACGGTGAAGGCCTCGACCGTTGGCGGGAGCCCCGCAGCTAGCGTGGCTTCGCGGGCGAGATTCGAGATGCTCGGATTCGCCACGACGATGCCGAGCACGACCCGATCCACTTCCGACGACCGAAGCGCGGCTCGTGGCACGATCTCGGCGACGACGGTTCGCGCGAGGTCGAGGGCACTCTCGTTGGCGAGAAACCCGCCCGCCTTGGCAAAGGGTGTCCGGCAACCTCCCACGAAGGCAACCCGCGGTCCGCGGCTCGTCATCGAGGGGAATCTACGACGCAGGGAGGGCGAAGGCAAACCACGACGTCTCGAGCTTGCGCTAAAATAGCTTCTAGGACTCTGCCCCAGGAGCTCCGCGTTTTGGTTGCCGCTTGTGTCGGCGCTGTGGTAGGGTTCCGGGCTTGGGCGATTGCGGCCCGGCAGTGTCGCCCGAACAAAAAAGAGCAAGAGGAGACATTTAGATGAAGACGTGGCTAACTTTCGTCATCGCTTCGCTGGTAGCGAGCGGTGCTATGGCCCAGCAGGAGCAACCGGGAGCCCAGGACTTCCTGGCAGGCCAAGAAGCCATCAAGAAGAACGATTATGACGCGGCCATCCCCGCTTTCGAGAAAGCCCTGGCCGCCAATCCAGATCTCTTCGCCAGCAACTACTACCTCGGCTGGGCCTACCGGGCCAAGCAGAACTTTCCGAAATGTGGCGAGAATTTCGACGCCTTTCTCAAGAAGGTCGGAAGCAATCAGGATGCGGCGGAGATGATCGGCCACGCGAACCGAGAAGGTGGATTATGTTTGGCTCGCGCCGAGAACACGCAGGCCATTCCGCTTCTGGAGAAGGCGGCCTCTGCCAAGCCGAACGACAAGGAAGTTCAGTACATGCTCGGAGTCGCTCTGATGCGAGCCAACCGCGAGGGCCCGGCCGAAGCCGCCTTCGGGAAGGTGATCCAGCTCGACCCGGCGCTTCCTAACCCGTACTACTTCGCCGGCAGGATCAACTTCAACCGGCAGGAGTGGGTGAAAGCCGAAGAGAGACTCTCGAAGTACCTCGAGCTCAAGCCCGACGACACGTTCTCTCCCGACGCCCATTTCATGGTCGGGTCGGTTGCCATCCGCATGGCGGAGGGCTCTCCCGACGCCACGGCGGCACAGGACAAAGCCATCTCCCATCTCCAGCAGTTTTTGACCGCCAAACCCAACGCACCCCAGTCCGCGCAAGCCCACTACATCCTGGGAAGCCTCGCGGCGCAGCGGGATGACAACGCCGGAGCCAAGACGCATTTCCTGAAGTACCTCGAGCTCGAGCCCAACGGA from Vicinamibacteria bacterium includes the following:
- a CDS encoding acetyl-CoA C-acyltransferase, coding for MTSRGPRVAFVGGCRTPFAKAGGFLANESALDLARTVVAEIVPRAALRSSEVDRVVLGIVVANPSISNLAREATLAAGLPPTVEAFTVSRACASANQAIASAVEAIQTDQAATVIAGGAESLSNVPITVSRPLARALLGASKARTFSKKLRAFSSLRAKDLLPSAPAIAEYSTGLTMGQSAEKMAKENGVSRESQDRFALQSHERASAATTDGRLPAEIVRYYRAPGYDASLAEDDGIRRDTDLAALASLRPVFDRRYGSITAGNSSPLTDGAAALVLMKEDKARAEGRTILGYVRSYAFAGVDPFDQLLIGPVYSTAIALERAGLTLGDMLLVDLHEAFAAQVLSVLGAFASTRFCREKLGRATPLGEVDPERLNVLGGSIALGHPFGATGARITLSVLNELRRRGGGF
- a CDS encoding tetratricopeptide repeat protein encodes the protein MKTWLTFVIASLVASGAMAQQEQPGAQDFLAGQEAIKKNDYDAAIPAFEKALAANPDLFASNYYLGWAYRAKQNFPKCGENFDAFLKKVGSNQDAAEMIGHANREGGLCLARAENTQAIPLLEKAASAKPNDKEVQYMLGVALMRANREGPAEAAFGKVIQLDPALPNPYYFAGRINFNRQEWVKAEERLSKYLELKPDDTFSPDAHFMVGSVAIRMAEGSPDATAAQDKAISHLQQFLTAKPNAPQSAQAHYILGSLAAQRDDNAGAKTHFLKYLELEPNGPQAEEVKKFLQDLQAGEGQ